Proteins encoded within one genomic window of Chiloscyllium plagiosum isolate BGI_BamShark_2017 unplaced genomic scaffold, ASM401019v2 scaf_2582, whole genome shotgun sequence:
- the LOC122547505 gene encoding interferon-inducible GTPase 5-like: protein MGGASSRHQQDATSNCSENATNSSNSSLFSSEELTKLKADYDTGGVEKVKTVVQQKVSELSYTYLNVAVTGQSGAGKSSFINAMRGLQFDDEGAAEVDCKEPTLELTGYKHPNLPNVCFWDLPGIGTVKFPANKYLKEMNFKRYDFFIVISAGRFTENDTKLAGEIKRLGKNFYFVRSKIDSDLYSKRKRGRQFNEEEELKKIRNDCVSKLQEAGIPSPKVFLISNFDLNLYDFSLLNKALEDGLPNIKKSAYIVALPNLNSGIVEKKRKELRKQVWMLATLSGGIGAVPVPGVSLGCDIGIVIGGIVHFRQCLGLNDSSLQSLAKRAGKPVEDLKAVVTTPLVGGEITPDVINRLAWGAAAVTISAIELALDTIPVIGSIFGAGSSFLMTYKLLSGALDDLTESAQKVVAAAFGTENDPNQTSVR, encoded by the coding sequence ACATCAACAAGATGCAACTTCAAACTGTTCAGAAAATGCAACAAATTCTTCAAATTCTTCattgttcagttctgaagaactcaCCAAACTCAAGGCTGATTATGACACGGGTGGAGTGGAAAAGGTTAAAACAGTGGTACAGCAGAAAGTAAGTGAACTAAGCTATACATATCTTAATGTTGCAGTAACAGGACAATCAGGTGCAGGGAAATCTTCCTTCATCAATGCGATGAGAGGACTTCAGTTCGATGATGAGGGAGCAGCTGAAGTTGATTGCAAGGAACCTACATTGGAGCTAACGGGATACAAACATCCCAACCTGCCGAATGTTTGTTTCTGGGACCTGCCAGGAATTGGAACCGTAAAGTTCCCAGCAAATAAATACCTGaaggaaatgaattttaaaaggtaTGATTTTTTCATCGTCATCTCTGCTGGTCGATTTACAGAAAATGACACAAAACTTGCCGGAGAGATCAAACGGCTCGGGAAGAATTTCTATTTTGTTCGATCTAAAATTGATAGTGATCTTTattcaaagagaaagagagggagacaatTTAATGAAGAGGAAGAACTGAAGAAGATCAGGAATGACTGTGTCAGCAAGCTGCAAGAGGCAGGGATCCCATCACCCAAAGTGTTCCTGATATCAAATTTTGACCTGAATCTGTACGATTTTAGTCTGTTAAATAAAGCTCTGGAAGATGGCCTTCCGAATATAAAGAAAAGTGCGTACATAGTGGCCCTTCCAAATTTAAACTCAGGGATAGTGGAGAAGAAAAGGAAAGAGCTAAGGAAACAAGTCTGGATGTTGGCGACACTTTCTGGGGGAATTGGGGCGGTGCCAGTTCCCGGAGTCTCCCTGGGCTGTGACATTGGGATAGTAATTGGAGGAATAGTACATTTCCGTCAATGTCTGGGTCTGAATGATTCGTCTCTTCAAAGTCTGGCCAAGAGGGCAGGGAAACCTGTGGAGGATCTGAAAGCAGTGGTGACAACTCCCCTGGTCGGGGGGGAGATAACCCCCGATGTCATAAACAGATTGGCATGGGGTGCTGCTGCTGTCACCATTTCAGCAATCGAGCTCGCCCTTGACACCATCCCAGTGATTGGTTCCATCTTCGGAGCAGGCTCTTCGTTCCTTATGACCTACAAACTACTGAGTGGTGCACTGGATGATCTTACAGAGAGTGCACAGAAAGTGGTGGCAGCTGCATTTGGGACCGAAAATGATCCAAACCAAACATCAGTGCGGTGA